Genomic window (Theileria annulata chromosome 4, complete sequence, *** SEQUENCING IN PROGRESS ***):
AAAATCACAACTTTGTCATACCCTCGCcgtatattttttataaactaTTAACTAGATATTTATACCGAGCGCGTTGTTTATTATGTGTTTATAAAACTAGTTTGAGAGGTCATTATAATTGTGTAATAGGTAACATGTCAACTACCAGTGGAACAGAGTGGAGGCGAGGGGAAATGTTTATGGGTGGATTCTGAGGGAACATTTAGGCCAGAAAGGATCGTTTCCATAGCGAAAAGGTTCGGCCTCTCACCCTCAGACTGCCTCGATAATGTTGCCTACGCAAGGGCTTATAACACAGACCACCAACTAGAACTCCTTGTAGAAGCCAGCGCTATGATGGCTCAAACGAGATTTGCACTGCTAATTGTAGATAGCGCCACTTCGCTCTATAGATCAGACTACTCAGGCAGAGGTATTTACTATACAATGCACAGTTATTACAAGACAGAGTTGTTATAGACTagtgttaaaatattctagAAGGCTGATTAATACTTTTATAGGTGAATTGGCAAGTAGGCAGATGCACTTGTGTAAGTTTTTGAGGGCGTTACAGAGAATCGCCGACACTTTTGGAGTTGCAGTTGTTATAACAAATCAAGTTGTTGCCAGAGTTGACGCAATGTCCACTTTCTTCGGtattttactattatatattattatatattgttatatattgataaatatctgtaaattttacattGACAAATTCGTAGGAAATGATAAGTTGCCAGTTGGAGGACACATAATAGCACACGCAAGTCAAACGAGGCTATTCTTAAGGCAGTCTAAAGGAGAAAGCAGGATCTGCAAGGTTTACGACTCGCCAGTGCTGCCTGAAGGAGAGGCAGTCTTCGCCATTACAGACGGAGGAATAAACGACTATCACGatagataaatttaaaaaattaaatatttttacagttcattttaaacatttacATTTCTGCATTAGTTTTATACTGGAAAAATCAGCTTTTAGTGTTGTCTTTTTTACTTCTATTGCGCCTTGGATTATCACCAAGATCGTCCATATCTTTACTTCTGCCCTTGCTTCTTCTGGGTTTATCATTTGATTCATCTGAGGAAAGTCTGGGTTTATCAGTTGAATTATCTGAAGAAGGTTTGGGTTTGTCAGTTGAGTCGTCGGAGGTCCTACTTTTAGGGACATGACTACTACTTCGAGTTTTGCTTTTTCTACTCTTTGTGCGATTGAGATTTGGATCAACAGTGCTTGACCTTTTAGACCTTCGAGGTTTACTTGGATTTTGATTAGGCTCTAAGTAAGGAGACTCAAATTTAAGAACATTGTCTTTTGTATCACTAAAGTCTTCAGAGTTATCCATGGGAATGGATTGAGCATTAGCGTCCTCAGAAGACTGTAGTAGTAATTTATCAGTATTTGAGTCGTAGGAGAAAGTTTTTTGACGGTTCGGCTTGGCAACGTTGCCCCAAGTGTTAATCCAGAAGTCCTCATAGTCTTCAAAGTTTCCTTTCTTTGCAGCTACGTGACCGTGAGGATTGTACAAGTGGGCATTCTTATTAAAGTGAACACTTCCACGAGGGACGGGAGGAGCTTTAGGATGACCTGATCCACCCCTTACCCTAGATAAAGAAGGGAATGTAGGCTCAATTGATAGAGGACCAGTAGACCTCTGTGTCACAAGTGTTTTATCTAACATTTCAGAATTGCTTGGATGTCTCTTGACTTCGTCagaatttaaatctaaaGGTTCAATCAAATTAGAAGAGTTTCCCAAATCAGAAGACCTGGGAAGATCATCATTGGAAGTTTGATCGAAAGATTTAGTGGTCCTAATAAGTGTAGTAAAAGCAGAAGGTTTAGCAGGCATGAATGGAATTGAAAGAAAAGGGttagtagtactagtagTTTTTTCAACGCTTCCAGGTTTATCGTCATCATCGCCTTTTCCTTTATCGTCCCTAGGTCTatcaaatttgataaatttcCCTCCCCTTTTAGACTTGTCATGAAAGTCAGCAAAATGATTAGTAAGGGAATCAACTCCTATAAAActtgtaaataataacataatatacttaatgTTGGTGAGTTATGaatgtaaaaatatttatagttgGAAGTAAACTTACCAGTAAGACTAAGTGTGTTTTTGAAGTAGACGGGATTGACGGGGTTTTCGTATCCAATACCGAGAAGTTTACACTGGCTCGCAACAAACAACATTAGCTCAGTACGCAGACTGTACACATCCTTAGTGTAAGACCATGTTTTCACGCATGTTGCCCAAATCACAAGATTAATAAAGTGAGACACTTGAACCTTGTCACAGTGAAAGAAGATGCTGTTTGTGACAAAATCTCTTGGCCGCCCATTCACAAAAGTTTTTATGTTATCTCGAAGCATTTTCATCGAAGCAGGAGTAGTACTCGAAGACATTTGTAATGATAACTCAACAGTGGCATGTTTAGCCCTCGACTCATTTATTATAGCCATTTTACTCAAGAGCATGTTCTGgtaaattatctaaatgtACATTAGAATTTTCAATAAAGGTATAAAAAGGTGataattagtaaaaaaCATACGTGTTGACCATACGAAGATCTGAACTCGGTGTTGTATGTCGTAATTCTCCTGACATACATGGATTGCCCAGCGATTCTGACCCTGTCTCCGACGTTATAAGGATTTGAAATAACGACGAACATGATCGCGGTAATAAAACTAGTGTACATATAACTGAGAGCAACCACAGATGCTGAGAATAAACCTATAGTAGAGGGAACAACAATATTCTTGTTAATTTTGAATGAAAGCAACAACGCAACAAGTGACATAAACCACAAAATTATGCTTATCAAATTGCCAACCAACTCCAAAATACTCCTTTGgttctaaaaaattattaaaagaattCAATAAGTAAATAAATTCGATTAACTAGTAGATTTGggtataaaaatacttttaGTGTGGTAATAAGCTTTTTGCGAATGGAGcacatatttattaaagtCGAGGTAAAGTTTtcaaatgaaattgaaCCACAGTTTGAAATGTCATAACTAATGAAAAAGTCGTCGACAATAAACTGATCTAGGTCAGAACACATAGGCCTTGTAATATACCtatcatcttcttcatcttccTTTTCGTTAGTAACAGAATCCTCCTTGTTACTGGTGAGAGCGTTCATGTAATCCTGCTCTGGAAGATCTGGAGAATTTATGTTCGTCCTATACTTCAACAGCTCAGGCATCTTGTTCCTAGAATCAACCCTATACTTTCTAGCGGTAGTTGGcctaaaatataatataacGAGGTTGATATCAACGATTTAATTAAAGTATGGACAACAAAAGGTTAACTTACTCAAAATCACGAGTTATATGTAATTGATCCACATGTGTAACATTAACTATTTGACTTAGTCTGTGTATTTTATCTCCAGGATCGAACTGATAGAATTCATCCCTTTGGTCTTCTTCAAAGTCCTCAGAAACTTCTTGAGGGCTCACCTCCTCAACATTTTTAACGATGGCAACAACTTTATCATTGCCTCTATGTAAAAGGTTAAGCGTTTCGTAGATTTGGTCGAAAAGAAGTTTAGAACAGTAATCGATTGTATCTTTGCAGATTAGCTGAATGGAGTGGTGGAGAAGAAGTATCTCAGGGGGGTTATGGATTACGTAGTTTAAAACTATCCAGTTAACACTGGGTTTAATTGACATTGAGTTGATCCAGAGCTCTTTAAGAAAATCAGTGCCATTGTAATCGTTAATGACCAAATCATTCTTCACATTATGATGCTGCCACTTTGACAAAATTGGCCTAATTAAAGTTATTTAAGGTATAAACTATTGGAATAAGTAAAAATGGTACCTAAAAACTTTAAAGTCGTCCTTGTGATGTTCCATCCACACGGTGTTGTAACTCTTCTTTATTACATTCATGTCGATGTTTAGAAATTTCTGCATTAAATCATCAAGCTCCTTATTTCTTAGCGATTTTTTATAGTATACAAAGTTCAACctatattatataacagtatacaataataaatatagttATTAAGATAGACTAATACCATTTAAACGTGAACTTTCTCAAACAAGACAATTCATTTAAGTATGTTGTTAGATCAGTAGAATAGTTGGCCAAAAACTGTAATTCAAACAGAAAGAGAAGGGCAGTTAGAACCAGTTTTCGGACAGAGAATAAAATATGCAAATGGTATATGGATTTAGTCCACTTGTAACATTTACTATCAAACCAGAAACTAGAGGGTAGATAATAACCAAATATCTGAAAAATGTAGGTGTCATATCCCATTTCAGAATTATCTAAACATTTTTTTACAAGGTAAAACTTACTATGGATAATACACCTAAGGAAAGCGGTGTAATTTAGAAGGGACCATAAAAGGTAAAAGATTGTTGGATCCACGGAATAAGCCAATAAAACCGCTCCCCTTGAAATTTTCGAAAATGGCTCAAACAAAAATTTCATGAATAATaacctaaaaattatatattattagttatatgTAAATGCATAAAATGGTTAAAAACTCACCTAACTAATAATACGATAAAGagaaaaataatgtttatAAAAAGAAGGAGGAAAGAAAGTTTGATTGTATTAACAATGAGCTCAAACTGTTTTTCATCGTTATCAAAATAGTTCTAAAGTTGCTAAAATTAgacaaataaaattacttcAATATACGATAAGTGTTCATATGCAATTTGAATGTTTTCTTCTGGATTTTCAGGCTCCTTAGAGGCAGGGAATGAAACTAAATGacatatattttattagtaAAGTACTTGCTCTGAACGAGAGAAAGACCAAGTAAAAGAATAAATGCATAAGAACAAAGTTTAAAGGAGTATAGTCTGGGATAAAATCCCATAACATCATCTTAATGTCAGACCATAGCCCCGAATCAACAATGGCATCATCGTCTCCATAATCTGGAATACACATTTagttcaaaattatttaaaacgTTACCCAAAGGATTTACTGGCGCTTTTGACTTTCGTTTTTTGTATTTAGAGGTATTATCATCCTCTTTATAGGATTTTAATGTACTCAGTGAGTCCTACAAATTTAACgatttacacattttggAAAAATCAACTTACAACAGAAGATCTTTTTGTCAAAAGACCTTTAAACTTGGTAGAAATGCGTGAATCCATTCACCAAAGAAATACATGTCTGACTGAGTTGGATATAAACTGCAATGGGGAGTACAATCGTAACAAATCCTTAGTTTTAGAAAGAATTCACcattttattaactaattttcaaaaattatgaaagtgtaaattattctaattatAACCAGTTCTAAATTCCTTGACAGTACCAGATGAGTTTTAGAGGCTACAATTCCTATGATTAAACACCAACATTCGCCGATGATATGATCACAAACACACTAAAAAACAATGGaaaatttttgtatattcAGAAAAGACTAAATTTTGAGCTAATCCCTGAAAAAAACAACTACAATGACGTGATTCCATTCAGTTTCACGGAAATTGACAGAATCGTAAAAAATCGCACAAATATACATGAAAAGTCACTAAAAATAGATATTAAACATAAGAATgttttttacacatttattagGAAAACGAATTccataatatattcaagtttacatttgaaaaaaacaaattcGTCTGATACAAAAGAAGATTCATTACATTCCTCGTGTATTAAAGAAGATTCAAAGAGTTTCCCAGTAATTATCAGAAATGAACAAATTGATGATGAGACGATTTGCGAGAGAGTTGAAAAAATACTTGGATTTCTTACCAAGGATAATTTGATAGTTGTCCTCCAGCGCTCACTCTCTGCACATTTTTACCTAAAGTCAAAGTGCTGGAAAAGACTCTCGACATGTGTACTAAGGAACTGCTTTTTGAGCGAAGAGAAGTTAAATTCCACAGATctagttaaaattttatcatcCCTAAGTAAGTGGAGATTTACGAATTTGTCAGAGTTCGAAAAAAAACTTGACCTTCTAATACTGATAAATGATGATTGGACATTGTATAAATCCTCCCAAGCTCTGTGGAGCCTATCTCACCTAAACCTATTTTCACTCAAGGCTTTTCAGTACCTAAACGCCAAAATAATACATCTTCTATGCTCAAATAGTAAGTATATCCTACACAATCAAACATTATGTTTATAgttaaaatgatttttagGCAACCAACTGGAACCTAACACTGATTTATACGAGAGTATTCACAGGATCTGCTCGTCAAACTTGAATAAGTTGTCAAGAACGGGAATAGCCAGTCCCGTTCTATCCTCCATAACTGAGTATTTTGAAAGGAATGTAGAAGTATTAAAGTGTTTGGATACCAAAACAATGTTATCTTTAACTTCACTATTTCCATATTCTTCTTATAATGACAAATTGGTGACGTCTGTACTCGGATTACTTTTGGGTTCCTTTCACAAATTTACACACGCTCAAGCCTCtcatattttatataacttTTCCATAATTCATTCAGATTTATCAACTACAGCACAACATCTAGTGGTGAAACTTCTGTGCAAATTCAGAGATTTGATACTCGCATCAGAGTTTACCTTTATACCCTCAATGATCTCGAAGTGCCTGTATACCAGTATACTGTTTTTAAGTGATCTTGATTTGAATTTCGTCTCCATGTTCCTCTCAGATTTGAACGCTAATTTACACCTCATAGGGCCATTTTCCCTTTTCGGAAATCTTTTGTGTCTAAACCACATCAAATCTGAGTTTTCAAGGCATCTGGAGCCAAGGGATGCCAAGAGTATAGTTAATACAATgaataaactaataaagGTTGACGATCTCGGAAATTTATGTAAGCTGGATAACGAAGTGTTGAAACCTCTGGAAATTAAACTATGGCATTTATCAGTTTTGAATGCCATTAGCTGTATCCCAATTACTCCAAAGTTCATTTCGGATAGAATTTATCTAAAACTTCATGAGTTTTACGAGATCTGTGACTCAGAAAATCATATGGCCACAATGAAGAACTTTGTTTTGTTTCTCACAGTAAGTCCACCCcaactaattaattttagaacTCATTTGGAAATCGTGACCTTGTCGACACGAATCTCAAGAATCTGACACTTCTGACTTCGTCCAAACTCTTCGAGTGTTCATCGTAAGTTCACACtaatataatgtaaatacattaattaGGGAGAATAATGAGATATTATGTGTATATTGGGATTTGATCACGTGTTATTTATCATGTTTTGAGGTACaaacatatttttcatttctGATTGTAGATGCTTGATGTATTTAAGCGAGAGGTCAAATTTGATGTTTTACCATCAGATTTCGGATCAAATTTCATGGTTTTGAGAAGTTTGCTTAACCTGTTGAGTTGTGCTTTTATAAACGATGAAAAGGGACTTATAAGTTATCTAGAGAAATTAGCACATGAAAAGGAAAGGAAACCCGAAAATGTTGAGGTTATAATAGTAAAGTTTTGTCtattatttactaattttgACTCAATCAGAGATGAATTGGGTCTAAAATTTGAGGATTTTTATAAAGCAAATGGAACAAATGATAAAGAATATGTTGAGAATTCAGATATTGGATTGAGTGCAGAAGCAAATGATTATGTAAAAAAGTGTGTAAGGACTCCATGTAACCAAATCAACTTGGGATTTTTGAGGACTAAACTGTTCTTTCTGCAGGATCACCCAAGACATTTTTTGCCACTTCTACCATCTATAATTATTGGAGAATTACTCTCAACGAGTGATTATAGGGGAAAGGTGGatatatatcaaattgGAAAATGGCTTGATGAAGTAAAGGGTTGGGATTGCCTTTCTAAGCGATTAAATAATGGGAATATTGAGGAATACAGAGGAGAAAATGCAGAGGAAATTGATGGAAATGGTTCAAAGTTGGAAAATAATGTAAGAATCGAGTCAATGTATAGTAATTGGAAACAAAGAGAAATGGAAATAGAGTATGTATTAAAGGAA
Coding sequences:
- a CDS encoding uncharacterized protein (Tap349h10.p1c.C.cand.155 - score = 73.00;~6 probable transmembrane helices predicted for TA07355 by TMHMM2.0 at aa 32-51, 99-121, 136-158, 211-233, 582-604 and 611-633), with amino-acid sequence MCIPDYGDDDAIVDSGLWSDIKMMLWDFIPDYTPLNFVLMHLFFYLVFLSFRAISFPASKEPENPEENIQIAYEHLSYIENYFDNDEKQFELIVNTIKLSFLLLFINIIFLFIVLLVRLLFMKFLFEPFSKISRGAVLLAYSVDPTIFYLLWSLLNYTAFLRCIIHSKFYLVKKCLDNSEMGYDTYIFQIFGYYLPSSFWFDSKCYKWTKSIYHLHILFSVRKLVLTALLFLFELQFLANYSTDLTTYLNELSCLRKFTFKWLNFVYYKKSLRNKELDDLMQKFLNIDMNVIKKSYNTVWMEHHKDDFKVFRPILSKWQHHNVKNDLVINDYNGTDFLKELWINSMSIKPSVNWIVLNYVIHNPPEILLLHHSIQLICKDTIDYCSKLLFDQIYETLNLLHRGNDKVVAIVKNVEEVSPQEVSEDFEEDQRDEFYQFDPGDKIHRLSQIVNVTHVDQLHITRDFEPTTARKYRVDSRNKMPELLKYRTNINSPDLPEQDYMNALTSNKEDSVTNEKEDEEDDRYITRPMCSDLDQFIVDDFFISYDISNCGSISFENFTSTLINMCSIRKKLITTLKNQRSILELVGNLISIILWFMSLVALLLSFKINKNIVVPSTIGLFSASVVALSYMYTSFITAIMFVVISNPYNVGDRVRIAGQSMYVRRITTYNTEFRSSYGQHIIYQNMLLSKMAIINESRAKHATVELSLQMSSSTTPASMKMLRDNIKTFVNGRPRDFVTNSIFFHCDKVQVSHFINLVIWATCVKTWSYTKDVYSLRTELMLFVASQCKLLGIGYENPVNPVYFKNTLSLTGKFTSNYKYFYIHNSPTLRVDSLTNHFADFHDKSKRGGKFIKFDRPRDDKGKGDDDDKPGSVEKTTSTTNPFLSIPFMPAKPSAFTTLIRTTKSFDQTSNDDLPRSSDLGNSSNLIEPLDLNSDEVKRHPSNSEMLDKTLVTQRSTGPLSIEPTFPSLSRVRGGSGHPKAPPVPRGSVHFNKNAHLYNPHGHVAAKKGNFEDYEDFWINTWGNVAKPNRQKTFSYDSNTDKLLLQSSEDANAQSIPMDNSEDFSDTKDNVLKFESPYLEPNQNPSKPRRSKRSSTVDPNLNRTKSRKSKTRSSSHVPKSRTSDDSTDKPKPSSDNSTDKPRLSSDESNDKPRRSKGRSKDMDDLGDNPRRNRSKKDNTKS
- a CDS encoding uncharacterized protein (Tap349h10.p1c.cand.72 - score = 50.32), with the protein product MITNTLKNNGKFLYIQKRLNFELIPEKNNYNDVIPFSFTEIDRIVKNRTNIHEKSLKIDIKHKNVFYTFIRKTNSIIYSSLHLKKTNSSDTKEDSLHSSCIKEDSKSFPVIIRNEQIDDETICERVEKILGFLTKDNLIVVLQRSLSAHFYLKSKCWKRLSTCVLRNCFLSEEKLNSTDLVKILSSLSKWRFTNLSEFEKKLDLLILINDDWTLYKSSQALWSLSHLNLFSLKAFQYLNAKIIHLLCSNSNQLEPNTDLYESIHRICSSNLNKLSRTGIASPVLSSITEYFERNVEVLKCLDTKTMLSLTSLFPYSSYNDKLVTSVLGLLLGSFHKFTHAQASHILYNFSIIHSDLSTTAQHLVVKLLCKFRDLILASEFTFIPSMISKCLYTSILFLSDLDLNFVSMFLSDLNANLHLIGPFSLFGNLLCLNHIKSEFSRHLEPRDAKSIVNTMNKLIKVDDLGNLCKLDNEVLKPLEIKLWHLSVLNAISCIPITPKFISDRIYLKLHEFYEICDSENHMATMKNFVLFLTNSFGNRDLVDTNLKNLTLLTSSKLFECSSENNEILCVYWDLITCYLSCFEMLDVFKREVKFDVLPSDFGSNFMVLRSLLNLLSCAFINDEKGLISYLEKLAHEKERKPENVEVIIVKFCLLFTNFDSIRDELGLKFEDFYKANGTNDKEYVENSDIGLSAEANDYVKKCVRTPCNQINLGFLRTKLFFLQDHPRHFLPLLPSIIIGELLSTSDYRGKVDIYQIGKWLDEVKGWDCLSKRLNNGNIEEYRGENAEEIDGNGSKLENNVRIESMYSNWKQREMEIEYVLKEQYIGPWLCPYVIKGKEEGSILLIFPMDFRNKNRPHVFDTMRRDFLSKFGYNFIELYYN
- a CDS encoding DNA repair (Rad51 homologue) protein, putative (Tap349h10.p1c.cand.71 - score = 26.69;~1 probable transmembrane helix predicted for TA07350 by TMHMM2.0 at aa 278-300), which encodes MSSDELSLVKEENSMGVSESGSQNPQRLECLLSKGLLQRDLDLLREAGYSTLECVAYAPQKNLLVIKGLSEQKVLKIKAACRELCHLGFCSGQDYLEARGNLIKFTTGSSQLDKLLQGGVETGSITEIIGEFKTGKSQLCHTLAVTCQLPVEQSGGEGKCLWVDSEGTFRPERIVSIAKRFGLSPSDCLDNVAYARAYNTDHQLELLVEASAMMAQTRFALLIVDSATSLYRSDYSGRGELASRQMHLCKFLRALQRIADTFGVAVVITNQVVARVDAMSTFFGILLLYIIIYCYILINICKFYIDKFVGNDKLPVGGHIIAHASQTRLFLRQSKGESRICKVYDSPVLPEGEAVFAITDGGINDYHDR